One Vibrio taketomensis DNA window includes the following coding sequences:
- the rpmA gene encoding 50S ribosomal protein L27, with the protein MAHKKAGGSTRNGRDSESKRLGVKRFGGESVLAGNIIVRQRGTKFHAGNNVGLGKDHTLFALTDGKVKFEVKGPKNRKFVSIESAE; encoded by the coding sequence ATGGCACATAAAAAAGCTGGTGGTTCTACTCGTAACGGCCGCGATTCAGAAAGCAAACGTCTAGGTGTTAAGCGTTTCGGTGGTGAATCTGTTCTTGCAGGTAACATCATTGTTCGTCAACGTGGTACTAAATTCCACGCTGGTAACAACGTAGGCCTTGGTAAAGACCACACTCTTTTCGCTCTAACTGACGGTAAAGTTAAGTTTGAAGTGAAAGGTCCTAAAAACCGTAAATTCGTAAGCATCGAATCTGCTGAATAA
- a CDS encoding TRAP transporter permease: protein MTQTTTPSQDVQDMVAQADTGARSPKGISGRILWFVPLCWSLFQLWYASPLPFIFNFGVLNDTEARAIHLTFATFLAFTAYPALKNSPRDRIPLVDWLLALAASFSAAYIYIFYTELAERSGAPTQVDIIISVTGMLLLLEATRRALGPPLMVVAAVFLLYTFAGPHMPDVIAHKGASLNKAMSHLWLTTEGVFGVALGVSTSFVFLFVLFGAMLERAGAGAYFIKVAFSLLGHMKGGPAKAAVVASGLSGLVSGSSIANVVTTGTFTIPLMKRVGFPGTKAGAVEVAASTNGQLTPPIMGAAAFLMVEYVGISYVEVIKAALLPALISYIALIYIVHLEACKAGMTGLPRRHNPTLLQNLLSFTGTILGLTITSAVVYYGIGWTKDVFGAAATPIVTVAVLIAYLVLLKISANYMHEGDITIDAELTEVPDPGPTVKSGLHYLLPIIVLVWCLTVERFSPGLSAFWATVFMIFILITQRPLLALMAKSGDVIEQTKIGFIDLAESLVNGARNMIGIGVATAAAGTVVGVVTLTGIGLVMTEFVEFISGGNVMLMLIFTAVISLILGMGLPTTANYIVVSTLMAPVIVTLGAQHGLIIPLIAVHLFVFYFGILADDTPPVGLAAFAAAAIAKSDPIRTGIQGFTYDIRTAILPFMFIFNTQLLMIGIDSWWHLTLTVISSIIAMLLFSAATQGWWLTRNKWWETILLLVLTFSFFRPGFWWDMIYPAKELSPGTEIAQVIETLNVGQAIELRVAGENLEGDMVEKTVRLPFADDATTAEERISSTGLMLIEDQGRMIVDMVEFGSPAEAAGIDFDWQIQSIVQDANRPMKEWVFLPCLLLVIALGANQRRRARNTLPVA, encoded by the coding sequence ATGACGCAGACGACTACACCATCACAAGATGTACAGGATATGGTAGCCCAAGCCGATACGGGTGCACGTTCACCGAAGGGGATTTCGGGACGCATTTTATGGTTTGTTCCACTTTGTTGGTCATTATTCCAACTTTGGTACGCATCGCCACTGCCATTTATTTTTAATTTTGGTGTTCTTAATGACACCGAGGCGCGTGCAATTCATCTAACATTTGCTACTTTCTTAGCATTTACCGCCTACCCAGCCCTGAAAAACTCACCACGAGATCGCATTCCTCTTGTTGATTGGCTATTAGCCTTAGCTGCGAGTTTTTCGGCTGCTTACATCTACATTTTCTATACCGAACTTGCCGAACGTTCTGGCGCTCCAACGCAAGTCGATATCATTATTTCAGTAACGGGGATGCTGTTACTGCTTGAAGCGACCCGCCGTGCCTTAGGTCCACCATTGATGGTAGTTGCTGCCGTATTTTTGCTCTATACCTTTGCTGGCCCGCATATGCCGGATGTTATTGCCCACAAAGGAGCTAGTTTGAACAAGGCGATGTCTCATCTTTGGCTAACCACAGAAGGGGTATTTGGCGTTGCACTTGGTGTATCGACCTCGTTCGTTTTCTTATTTGTACTATTTGGTGCCATGCTAGAACGCGCTGGCGCTGGGGCATACTTTATCAAAGTCGCCTTTTCATTACTCGGTCATATGAAAGGTGGACCAGCCAAGGCGGCTGTTGTTGCTTCAGGTCTCTCAGGCTTAGTCTCTGGTTCTTCAATCGCCAATGTGGTGACCACAGGCACTTTCACTATTCCACTGATGAAACGAGTTGGCTTCCCGGGTACCAAAGCAGGCGCCGTAGAGGTCGCCGCTTCTACAAATGGGCAATTAACACCACCGATTATGGGTGCAGCTGCCTTTTTAATGGTCGAATACGTTGGTATTTCTTATGTTGAAGTGATTAAAGCCGCACTATTACCTGCTCTTATTTCCTATATCGCGCTCATCTATATTGTTCACTTAGAAGCATGCAAGGCGGGAATGACAGGGCTACCTCGCCGCCATAACCCAACCCTATTGCAAAATTTGCTGTCATTTACTGGCACTATTCTTGGTCTTACTATCACAAGTGCCGTGGTTTATTACGGTATCGGCTGGACCAAAGATGTATTTGGTGCTGCTGCAACCCCAATTGTTACCGTTGCAGTATTAATCGCTTATCTCGTGCTATTGAAGATCTCCGCCAATTACATGCATGAAGGTGACATCACCATCGATGCCGAGTTAACTGAAGTTCCAGACCCAGGTCCAACGGTGAAATCCGGCCTGCACTACTTATTGCCGATCATTGTTCTGGTATGGTGTCTTACTGTGGAGCGCTTTTCTCCCGGCTTATCCGCATTTTGGGCTACCGTATTTATGATCTTTATTTTGATCACTCAACGTCCACTACTCGCTTTGATGGCTAAATCTGGCGACGTTATTGAACAAACCAAAATTGGTTTTATTGACTTAGCTGAAAGCTTGGTCAACGGTGCACGCAATATGATTGGCATTGGGGTAGCGACTGCGGCGGCTGGTACCGTGGTAGGTGTCGTTACGTTAACCGGTATCGGCTTGGTGATGACGGAATTTGTGGAGTTCATTTCAGGCGGTAACGTGATGCTGATGTTGATCTTTACTGCCGTGATCAGCCTTATCCTTGGTATGGGGTTGCCCACTACTGCAAACTACATTGTCGTCTCAACGCTGATGGCACCGGTAATCGTAACACTTGGTGCGCAACATGGATTGATCATTCCATTAATTGCCGTCCATCTATTCGTGTTCTATTTCGGTATATTAGCCGATGATACACCTCCCGTCGGTTTAGCGGCCTTTGCTGCGGCTGCTATTGCAAAATCCGATCCTATTCGCACCGGTATTCAGGGTTTTACCTACGATATACGTACTGCCATTTTGCCATTTATGTTTATTTTCAATACTCAGTTACTGATGATAGGCATTGATTCTTGGTGGCATCTTACTCTTACCGTAATCTCATCCATCATCGCAATGTTGTTGTTCTCTGCAGCAACTCAAGGGTGGTGGTTAACTCGCAATAAATGGTGGGAAACAATATTGCTGTTAGTGCTCACATTCTCATTCTTCCGTCCTGGTTTTTGGTGGGACATGATTTACCCAGCCAAAGAACTATCGCCAGGAACCGAGATTGCACAAGTGATTGAAACATTGAATGTCGGACAGGCGATAGAACTGCGCGTCGCGGGAGAAAATCTGGAAGGCGACATGGTAGAAAAAACCGTGCGCCTACCTTTTGCCGATGATGCAACCACAGCAGAAGAACGCATTAGCTCAACCGGATTGATGTTAATCGAAGATCAAGGTCGCATGATTGTCGATATGGTCGAATTTGGCAGCCCAGCAGAGGCGGCTGGCATTGATTTTGACTGGCAAATCCAATCGATCGTACAAGATGCGAATCGACCAATGAAAGAGTGGGTATTCCTACCCTGCTTATTGTTAGTGATTGCGCTCGGTGCGAATCAGAGAAGACGCGCGCGTAATACTTTGCCAGTTGCTTAA
- the cgtA gene encoding Obg family GTPase CgtA, which yields MKFVDEAVVKVQAGDGGSGVVSFWREKFITKGGPDGGDGGDGGDVYIQADENLNTLIDYRFQRFYEAERGENGRGGNCTGKRGKDIVLRVPVGTRAVDIHTNEVVAEVAEHGKKLMVAKGGWHGLGNTRFKSSVNRAPRQKTLGTKGELRELRLELLLLADVGMLGLPNAGKSTFIRAVSAAKPKVADYPFTTLIPSLGVVSVVPEKSFVVADIPGLIEGAAEGAGLGIRFLKHLERCRVLLHMIDIMPIDQSDPIQNALTIIDELEQYSEKLADKPRWLVFNKVDLMPEDEADEIIQGIIDALGWEEEYFKISAVNKQGTKELCYKLADFMETLPRAEEEITEEDKVNFMWDDYHKDAMSGKDVINEDYDDSDDDWDDWDDEEDDGHVIYVRD from the coding sequence ATGAAATTCGTTGATGAAGCGGTAGTTAAAGTTCAAGCCGGTGATGGCGGTAGTGGTGTAGTAAGTTTCTGGCGTGAGAAATTTATTACTAAAGGTGGTCCTGATGGTGGTGACGGTGGCGACGGCGGTGATGTATACATCCAAGCTGATGAAAACCTAAATACTCTGATCGATTACCGTTTCCAGCGCTTCTATGAAGCTGAACGTGGCGAAAATGGCCGTGGCGGTAACTGTACTGGTAAACGTGGTAAAGACATCGTTTTGCGTGTACCAGTGGGTACTCGCGCAGTCGATATTCACACTAATGAAGTGGTTGCAGAAGTTGCTGAACACGGCAAAAAGCTAATGGTTGCAAAAGGTGGCTGGCACGGCCTAGGCAACACGCGCTTTAAATCTTCAGTAAACCGCGCTCCACGCCAAAAAACACTGGGTACTAAAGGTGAGCTTCGTGAACTACGTCTTGAGCTATTGTTGCTTGCTGACGTGGGTATGCTAGGTCTGCCTAATGCTGGTAAATCTACTTTTATTCGCGCAGTGTCTGCTGCTAAGCCAAAAGTAGCGGATTATCCGTTTACGACATTGATTCCAAGCTTGGGCGTGGTGAGTGTCGTTCCTGAGAAGAGCTTTGTCGTCGCTGATATCCCAGGCCTAATTGAAGGTGCAGCGGAAGGTGCAGGCCTAGGTATTCGCTTCTTGAAACACCTAGAGCGTTGTCGCGTTCTTCTTCATATGATCGATATCATGCCGATTGATCAATCTGATCCGATCCAAAACGCATTGACGATCATCGATGAACTTGAGCAATACAGCGAAAAACTCGCTGATAAACCGCGCTGGTTAGTATTCAACAAAGTGGATCTCATGCCAGAAGATGAAGCCGATGAGATTATTCAAGGCATCATTGACGCTCTTGGTTGGGAAGAAGAATACTTCAAGATTTCTGCAGTGAATAAGCAAGGCACGAAAGAGCTTTGCTACAAATTAGCAGATTTCATGGAAACACTTCCTCGCGCTGAAGAAGAGATCACTGAAGAAGATAAAGTCAACTTCATGTGGGATGATTACCATAAAGACGCAATGTCTGGTAAAGACGTGATCAATGAAGATTACGATGACAGTGATGATGACTGGGATGATTGGGACGATGAAGAAGATGACGGTCACGTTATCTACGTTCGCGATTAA
- the apaH gene encoding bis(5'-nucleosyl)-tetraphosphatase (symmetrical) ApaH, whose product MATYIVGDIQGCLDELKHLLNTVQFNPSQDKLWLAGDLVARGPQSLETLRFIKQLGDSAQVVLGNHDLHLLAVSRGIHRVKDKDKTAAIFAAKDCDELLEWLRHQPLLAEHPEFVMCHAGISPQWDLATARQCANEIEQLLQNEDWPWLIEHMYANQPDFWESELQGIDRYRYIINAYTRMRFCFADGRLDMECKLPPKMVKSEELVPWFELPNRIKLEKTVLFGHWAALEGYDGNEVIGLDTGCVWGGSLTMLRWEDKQYFVQQAIER is encoded by the coding sequence GTGGCAACATACATTGTCGGCGACATTCAAGGCTGTTTGGATGAGCTGAAACATCTTCTGAATACGGTTCAATTTAACCCATCACAAGACAAACTCTGGCTCGCAGGCGATCTGGTTGCGAGAGGTCCTCAATCTTTAGAAACCCTTCGTTTTATCAAACAACTTGGTGATAGTGCTCAAGTCGTACTTGGCAACCATGATCTGCATTTACTGGCAGTTTCTCGTGGAATTCATCGTGTTAAAGACAAAGATAAAACGGCAGCTATTTTCGCAGCCAAAGACTGCGATGAACTACTTGAATGGTTAAGACACCAACCATTGCTCGCAGAACACCCTGAGTTTGTGATGTGTCATGCTGGGATTTCTCCGCAGTGGGATTTAGCCACAGCACGCCAATGTGCCAATGAGATAGAGCAACTTCTACAAAATGAAGATTGGCCATGGCTAATTGAGCATATGTACGCCAACCAGCCTGACTTTTGGGAGAGCGAACTACAAGGTATTGATCGCTATCGTTACATCATCAACGCCTATACTCGCATGCGTTTCTGCTTTGCAGACGGTAGACTTGATATGGAATGCAAGTTACCGCCAAAAATGGTCAAAAGCGAAGAGCTAGTACCATGGTTTGAACTCCCTAACCGCATCAAACTAGAGAAAACTGTACTGTTTGGGCATTGGGCTGCTTTGGAAGGATATGACGGTAACGAAGTTATCGGTCTTGACACAGGTTGTGTTTGGGGCGGGTCATTGACGATGCTGCGCTGGGAAGATAAACAATATTTTGTCCAGCAGGCGATAGAGCGTTGA
- a CDS encoding threonine/serine exporter family protein → MDTKQRAASRLIAQAGQMLLAHGAESALVGNIMERIGLACGLDEVEVSLSASSLVVTTVYQGHCITTARRCADRGINMRVVTQVQRVCIMLERGIIDDYLAQHKLNQISPERYNRWLVVLMIGLSCAAFARLAGGDWAVFAMTFIASAVGMVVRQEIGHRHFNPLVNFAATAFVTTAISVQAYIYDIGNMPTLVMASSVLMLVPGVPLINCVADMLKGYVNMGIARFAMASLLTLATCLGIVAAMSLFDVWGWLV, encoded by the coding sequence ATGGATACTAAGCAAAGGGCGGCATCGCGCCTCATTGCTCAAGCAGGGCAGATGTTGTTAGCCCATGGTGCAGAGAGTGCGCTGGTTGGTAATATTATGGAGCGCATAGGATTAGCGTGTGGTTTGGATGAGGTTGAAGTCTCTTTGTCCGCAAGTTCATTAGTCGTTACTACGGTCTATCAAGGCCATTGTATTACCACCGCTCGACGTTGTGCCGATCGCGGAATCAATATGCGAGTTGTCACCCAAGTACAGCGCGTGTGCATCATGTTGGAACGCGGAATTATTGATGATTACTTGGCGCAACATAAACTCAATCAAATCAGCCCAGAGCGCTACAATCGGTGGTTAGTGGTCTTAATGATCGGTTTATCATGTGCTGCCTTTGCTCGCTTAGCGGGAGGGGATTGGGCGGTATTTGCTATGACCTTTATTGCTTCCGCTGTCGGTATGGTCGTTCGTCAAGAAATTGGACATCGCCACTTTAATCCGTTGGTCAATTTTGCTGCCACTGCTTTTGTCACAACCGCTATTTCAGTTCAAGCCTATATCTATGACATCGGCAACATGCCGACGCTTGTCATGGCATCGTCGGTTTTAATGCTGGTACCAGGGGTTCCGCTAATAAACTGTGTCGCCGATATGCTCAAAGGCTACGTCAATATGGGTATTGCTCGTTTTGCCATGGCGAGTTTATTAACTCTTGCAACGTGTTTAGGTATCGTTGCCGCGATGAGTCTATTCGATGTTTGGGGGTGGCTCGTATGA
- the rplU gene encoding 50S ribosomal protein L21, which yields MYAVFQSGGKQHRVSEGQTLRLEKLDVETGATVEFDKVLLVANGEDIKVGAPLVEGGKVVAEVVQHGRGDKVKIVKFRRRKHSRKQQGHRQWFTEVKITGINA from the coding sequence ATGTACGCTGTTTTCCAATCTGGTGGTAAACAACACCGTGTAAGCGAAGGTCAAACTCTTCGTTTAGAAAAATTAGACGTTGAAACTGGTGCAACTGTTGAATTTGATAAAGTTCTTCTTGTTGCTAACGGTGAAGACATTAAAGTTGGTGCTCCTCTAGTAGAGGGTGGCAAAGTTGTAGCTGAAGTTGTACAACACGGTCGTGGCGATAAAGTTAAAATCGTTAAGTTCCGTCGTCGTAAGCACTCTCGCAAACAACAAGGTCACCGTCAGTGGTTCACAGAAGTGAAAATCACTGGTATCAACGCTTAA
- the argR gene encoding transcriptional regulator ArgR, which produces MRHTEKQDNLVRAFKALLKEERFGSQGDIVEALKNEGFENINQSKVSRMLTKFGAVRTRNAKMEMVYCLPAELGVPTVSSSLRELVLDIDYNNALVVIHTGPGAAQLIARLLDSLGKSEGILGVVAGDDTIFITPTLNITTKQLFDSVCELFEYAG; this is translated from the coding sequence ATGCGTCATACAGAAAAACAAGATAATCTCGTGCGCGCTTTTAAAGCGTTACTAAAAGAAGAACGTTTTGGTTCACAAGGCGATATCGTCGAAGCACTTAAAAATGAAGGTTTTGAAAACATAAACCAATCAAAAGTTTCTCGTATGCTGACCAAATTTGGGGCGGTAAGAACACGCAATGCGAAAATGGAAATGGTTTACTGCCTACCCGCTGAGCTTGGTGTTCCGACAGTTTCTAGCTCCCTACGTGAACTAGTATTAGATATTGATTACAACAATGCATTAGTTGTGATTCATACAGGCCCCGGCGCCGCTCAGTTGATCGCCCGTCTACTTGATTCACTAGGCAAATCTGAAGGTATTCTTGGCGTCGTTGCTGGTGACGACACCATCTTTATTACTCCTACTTTAAATATCACAACAAAACAATTGTTTGATTCTGTTTGTGAGCTGTTTGAGTACGCAGGTTAA
- the mdh gene encoding malate dehydrogenase, protein MKVAVIGAAGGIGQALALLLKNRLPAGSDLALYDIAPVTPGVAADLSHIPTPVTIKGFAGEDPTPALEGADVVLISAGVARKPGMDRADLFNVNAGIVKSLAEKIAVVCPKACVGIITNPVNTTVPIAAEVLKKAGVYDKRKLFGVTTLDVIRSETFVAELKDKDPGAVRVPVIGGHSGVTILPLLSQVEGVEFTDEEVAALTKRIQNAGTEVVEAKAGGGSATLSMGQAACRFGLALVRALQGEEGVIECAYVEGEGEHAPYFAQPVKLGKDGVEAVLPYGALSDFEKAALDGMLETLNGDIQVGVDFVK, encoded by the coding sequence ATGAAAGTAGCTGTAATTGGTGCCGCTGGTGGCATCGGACAAGCATTGGCCCTACTACTTAAAAATCGCCTTCCAGCAGGTTCAGACCTTGCACTTTACGATATCGCTCCAGTCACCCCAGGCGTTGCAGCGGATCTAAGTCATATACCGACACCAGTAACGATCAAAGGTTTTGCAGGTGAGGATCCAACCCCAGCGCTAGAGGGTGCAGATGTTGTTTTGATTTCTGCAGGTGTTGCTCGTAAACCGGGTATGGATCGTGCGGATCTTTTCAATGTTAATGCTGGCATCGTTAAATCGTTGGCTGAAAAAATTGCAGTAGTTTGTCCAAAAGCATGTGTGGGTATTATCACTAACCCAGTAAATACAACAGTGCCAATTGCGGCTGAAGTATTGAAAAAAGCAGGTGTATATGACAAACGTAAGCTATTCGGCGTCACCACGCTAGACGTAATTCGTTCAGAGACATTTGTCGCCGAACTAAAGGATAAAGATCCAGGTGCTGTTCGTGTACCTGTGATTGGTGGTCACTCAGGTGTAACGATTCTGCCGCTACTGTCTCAGGTTGAAGGTGTAGAGTTCACTGATGAAGAAGTGGCTGCACTTACCAAGCGTATTCAAAACGCAGGAACTGAAGTTGTAGAAGCAAAAGCGGGTGGCGGTTCTGCAACACTTTCAATGGGCCAAGCAGCTTGCCGCTTTGGTTTAGCATTGGTGCGCGCTCTTCAAGGTGAAGAAGGTGTTATTGAGTGTGCTTACGTAGAAGGTGAGGGCGAACATGCTCCATACTTCGCACAGCCTGTGAAACTTGGTAAAGATGGCGTTGAAGCCGTTCTACCTTATGGTGCACTGAGTGATTTCGAGAAAGCAGCGCTAGACGGTATGCTAGAAACACTTAACGGTGACATTCAAGTTGGTGTTGATTTCGTTAAGTAA
- the folA gene encoding type 3 dihydrofolate reductase, with product MIISMIAAMANERIIGKDNQMPWHLPADFAWFKRCTLGKPVIMGRKTYESIGRPLPGRQNIVISRDSNLGIDGVETVTSIDQALSVAGDVDEVMIIGGGSIYASCLPIANRLYVTHIDANLDGDTQFPAWDESFVESYSESYQADDKNAYDMRFVVLDRA from the coding sequence ATGATTATTAGCATGATCGCTGCAATGGCAAATGAACGCATTATCGGCAAAGATAATCAAATGCCATGGCATTTACCTGCCGACTTTGCTTGGTTTAAACGCTGCACTTTGGGGAAACCAGTGATCATGGGTCGTAAAACCTATGAATCTATTGGTCGCCCGCTACCTGGTCGTCAAAATATCGTGATTAGTCGCGATAGTAATCTGGGGATTGATGGGGTAGAGACGGTCACATCGATTGATCAAGCGTTATCTGTTGCTGGCGATGTTGATGAAGTGATGATCATTGGTGGTGGTTCAATTTATGCGAGTTGCTTACCTATCGCCAATCGTTTGTATGTGACTCATATTGATGCAAATCTTGATGGTGATACTCAGTTCCCTGCTTGGGATGAGAGTTTTGTAGAGAGCTATTCGGAGAGCTATCAAGCGGATGATAAAAACGCTTACGATATGCGTTTTGTGGTTTTAGATAGAGCGTAA
- a CDS encoding threonine/serine exporter family protein — protein sequence MISSSLLFGLINDMFFAAIPAVGFALVFNVPSKALKYCALGGAIGHGSRYLMMHFGIPIEWATFFAATLVGMIGVHWSHKLLAHPKVFTVASLIPMVPGVYAFKAMIALVELNHRGFEPQLLEMLANNFLKAMFIIAGLAVGLAMPGLLFYRRRPIV from the coding sequence ATGATCTCTTCATCACTATTGTTTGGCTTGATCAACGATATGTTTTTTGCCGCTATCCCGGCTGTCGGATTTGCATTGGTGTTTAATGTGCCAAGCAAAGCACTGAAGTATTGTGCTCTCGGCGGTGCGATTGGTCATGGCTCACGCTATTTAATGATGCACTTTGGTATTCCTATTGAATGGGCAACATTTTTTGCCGCCACCTTGGTGGGTATGATTGGCGTGCATTGGTCACATAAGTTATTGGCGCACCCTAAGGTCTTTACCGTGGCCTCTTTGATACCCATGGTACCAGGGGTATATGCCTTTAAAGCGATGATTGCCTTGGTTGAATTAAACCATCGCGGCTTTGAGCCCCAATTACTTGAAATGCTGGCGAACAACTTTTTAAAAGCCATGTTTATTATCGCTGGTCTTGCAGTTGGCTTAGCTATGCCGGGCTTGTTATTCTATCGCCGTCGTCCAATCGTATAG
- the ispB gene encoding octaprenyl diphosphate synthase, whose translation MDFKAIQTLTANDMAKVNETIQAQLNSDVSLINQLGFYIVSGGGKRIRPLLAVLSARALGYQGEHHTTAAAFIEFIHTATLLHDDVVDESDMRRGKATANAAFGNAASVLVGDFIYTRSFQMMTELGSMKILKLMSDAVNVIAEGEVLQLMNCNDPNTTEASYMQVIYSKTARLFEAATQIGAILTDSSVDVELAMQNYGKYLGTAFQLIDDVMDYTADGEEMGKNVGDDLAEGKPTLPLLHAMQHGNAEQAAMIREAIEKANGMDRLEEILSCMDQTGSLDYTRNKAIEEADKAIAELAVLPESDYKQALITLAHLAVHRSK comes from the coding sequence ATGGATTTTAAAGCTATCCAAACGCTTACTGCCAATGACATGGCAAAAGTGAACGAAACAATCCAAGCACAGCTAAACTCTGATGTGTCGCTAATTAACCAATTAGGCTTCTATATCGTCAGTGGTGGTGGCAAGCGCATACGTCCACTTCTAGCGGTACTTTCAGCGCGTGCGCTTGGCTATCAAGGTGAGCACCATACAACTGCAGCCGCATTTATTGAATTTATTCACACCGCTACTCTGTTACACGACGATGTTGTGGATGAATCTGATATGCGTCGTGGTAAAGCGACAGCAAATGCCGCATTTGGTAATGCAGCTAGCGTATTAGTTGGTGACTTTATCTACACTCGCTCTTTTCAAATGATGACCGAACTCGGTTCGATGAAAATTTTGAAACTAATGAGTGATGCGGTAAACGTAATCGCCGAAGGTGAAGTATTGCAATTGATGAACTGCAATGACCCAAATACCACTGAAGCAAGCTATATGCAGGTGATTTACTCAAAAACCGCACGTCTCTTTGAAGCAGCCACACAGATCGGTGCCATCCTGACTGACTCTTCAGTCGATGTAGAGTTGGCAATGCAAAACTACGGTAAATACCTTGGTACCGCATTCCAACTGATCGATGACGTGATGGATTACACTGCTGATGGTGAAGAAATGGGTAAAAATGTCGGTGATGACCTTGCAGAAGGCAAACCAACGCTACCGCTTCTACATGCGATGCAGCATGGCAACGCCGAACAAGCAGCAATGATCCGCGAAGCGATCGAAAAAGCCAATGGCATGGATCGTTTAGAAGAGATCTTGAGTTGCATGGATCAAACAGGATCTTTAGATTACACCCGTAATAAAGCAATAGAAGAAGCAGACAAAGCCATCGCTGAGCTTGCTGTTCTACCGGAGTCCGATTACAAGCAAGCGTTAATTACCTTGGCTCATCTTGCCGTTCATCGTAGCAAATAG
- a CDS encoding TAXI family TRAP transporter solute-binding subunit gives MAFKKLIHVGAIAAAVMGAGAVNAQEFITIGTGSVTGVYYPTGGAICKLVNKGRKEHNIRCSVESTGGSIYNVNTIRAGELDFGIVQSDWQYHGYNGTSKFEAQGPYKDLRAVFSLHTEPFNIIARSDSGIENVADLAGKRVNIGNPGSGDRATMGVVMDAMGWTNDSFKLASELKGSERSQALCDNKIDAFVYVVGHPNGSIKEATTSCDAKLIPATGEAIEKIVADNPYYAFSTVPAGMYRGTEQDVNSFGVAATMVTTTNVSDEIAYNVAKAVFENFDTFKRLHPAFANLKKEDMVQAGLSIPLHPGAEKYYREVGLIK, from the coding sequence ATGGCATTTAAAAAACTGATTCACGTTGGCGCAATTGCCGCCGCTGTTATGGGTGCAGGGGCTGTTAACGCTCAAGAGTTTATTACCATTGGTACAGGTTCAGTGACTGGTGTTTACTATCCTACTGGTGGTGCTATCTGTAAGCTGGTCAATAAAGGTCGTAAAGAACACAACATTCGCTGTTCAGTAGAATCAACCGGCGGTTCAATATACAACGTTAATACCATCCGTGCGGGTGAGCTTGACTTTGGTATTGTTCAATCAGACTGGCAATACCACGGCTATAACGGCACCAGTAAATTTGAAGCACAAGGTCCTTACAAAGACTTGCGCGCCGTTTTCTCTTTACATACCGAGCCTTTCAATATTATTGCTCGCTCTGACTCCGGTATCGAAAACGTGGCTGATTTAGCCGGCAAACGAGTTAACATTGGTAACCCAGGCTCAGGTGACCGTGCGACAATGGGTGTCGTGATGGACGCGATGGGGTGGACTAACGATAGCTTTAAACTCGCTTCTGAGCTGAAGGGCTCTGAACGTTCACAAGCATTATGTGACAACAAAATTGATGCGTTTGTTTACGTTGTCGGTCATCCAAACGGTTCAATCAAAGAAGCCACGACTTCTTGTGATGCCAAACTGATCCCAGCAACTGGCGAAGCAATCGAAAAGATCGTTGCAGACAATCCTTATTACGCCTTTAGCACGGTACCTGCTGGCATGTACCGTGGCACAGAGCAAGACGTAAACAGCTTTGGTGTCGCGGCCACCATGGTCACTACAACAAACGTCTCTGACGAAATCGCATACAACGTAGCAAAAGCGGTGTTTGAAAACTTTGACACCTTCAAACGTTTGCATCCTGCCTTTGCTAACCTCAAAAAAGAAGACATGGTTCAAGCCGGTCTTTCCATTCCTCTCCACCCTGGTGCAGAGAAATACTACAGAGAAGTTGGTCTAATCAAGTAA